The proteins below are encoded in one region of Streptomyces cyanogenus:
- a CDS encoding nitrite/sulfite reductase, with amino-acid sequence MAATPQNPAASAPRRKVSRHRGEGQWAVGHFTPLNGNEQFKKDDDGLNVRTRIETIYSKRGFDSIDPNDLRGRMRWWGLYTQRKPGIDGGKTAILEPEELDDEYFMLRVRIDGGALTTRQLRVIGEISQEFARGTADITDRQNVQYHWIRIEDVPEIWDRLEGVGLSTVTACGDTPRVMIGSPVAGIAEDEIIDATPALEEMKRRVLNNKAYSNLPRKFKTAISGSPLLDVVHEINDVAFVGVRHPEHGPGFDVWVGGGLSTNPKLGVRLGAWVPIDEVPDVYEGVISIFRDYGYRRLRNRARLKFLVADWGAEKFRQVLEDEYLGRKLTDGPAPEQPVQQWRDHIGVHRQKDGRFYVGFAPRVGRVDGATLTKVADLAEAHGSGRVRTTVEQKMIILDVEQDQVDSLVEGLEALDLTARPSSFRRGTMACTGIEFCKLAIVETKQRGSQLIDELERRLPDFDEPLTINLNGCPNACARIQVADIGLKGQLVLDDRGEQVEGYQVHLGGALGLEPGFGRKVRGLKVTAEELPDYIERVLKRYQAEREDGERFATWASRASEEALS; translated from the coding sequence ATGGCCGCCACCCCACAGAACCCTGCCGCCTCCGCGCCCCGCCGCAAGGTGAGCCGTCACCGCGGTGAGGGCCAGTGGGCCGTTGGCCACTTCACGCCCCTCAACGGCAACGAGCAGTTCAAGAAGGACGACGACGGTCTCAATGTGCGGACACGCATTGAGACGATCTACTCCAAGCGCGGCTTCGACTCGATCGACCCGAACGACCTGCGCGGCCGGATGCGCTGGTGGGGGCTGTACACCCAGCGCAAGCCCGGGATCGACGGCGGCAAGACCGCGATCCTGGAGCCGGAGGAGCTGGACGACGAGTACTTCATGCTGCGCGTGCGCATCGACGGCGGGGCGCTCACCACGCGGCAGCTGCGGGTGATCGGCGAGATCTCGCAGGAGTTCGCGCGCGGCACGGCGGACATCACCGACCGGCAGAACGTCCAGTACCACTGGATCCGGATCGAGGACGTGCCCGAGATCTGGGACCGGCTGGAGGGCGTGGGCCTGTCCACGGTCACCGCCTGCGGTGACACCCCGCGTGTGATGATCGGCTCCCCGGTGGCGGGCATCGCCGAGGACGAGATCATCGACGCCACGCCGGCGCTGGAGGAGATGAAGCGCCGCGTCCTGAACAACAAGGCGTACTCGAACCTGCCGCGGAAGTTCAAGACGGCCATCTCGGGTTCGCCGCTGCTGGACGTGGTGCACGAGATCAACGACGTCGCGTTCGTCGGCGTACGCCACCCCGAGCACGGGCCGGGTTTCGACGTGTGGGTCGGCGGCGGTCTGTCCACCAACCCCAAGCTGGGCGTGCGGCTCGGTGCCTGGGTGCCGATCGACGAGGTCCCGGACGTCTACGAGGGCGTCATCTCGATCTTCCGCGACTACGGCTACCGGCGACTGCGCAACCGGGCCCGGCTGAAGTTCCTCGTCGCCGACTGGGGCGCGGAGAAGTTCCGGCAGGTGCTGGAGGACGAGTACCTGGGCCGCAAGCTGACCGACGGGCCCGCCCCCGAGCAGCCGGTGCAGCAGTGGCGTGACCACATCGGTGTGCACCGGCAGAAGGACGGCCGGTTCTACGTCGGTTTCGCGCCGCGCGTCGGCCGGGTCGACGGGGCCACCCTGACGAAGGTCGCCGACCTCGCCGAGGCGCACGGCTCGGGACGGGTCCGCACCACCGTCGAGCAGAAGATGATCATCCTCGACGTCGAGCAGGACCAGGTCGACTCGCTGGTGGAGGGCCTGGAGGCGCTGGACCTCACCGCGCGGCCGTCCTCCTTCCGGCGCGGCACGATGGCCTGCACCGGCATCGAGTTCTGCAAGCTCGCCATCGTGGAGACCAAGCAGCGCGGCTCGCAGCTGATCGACGAGCTGGAGCGCCGGCTGCCGGACTTCGACGAGCCGCTCACCATCAACCTCAACGGCTGCCCGAACGCCTGCGCCCGTATCCAGGTCGCGGACATCGGTCTCAAGGGTCAGCTGGTCCTCGACGACCGGGGCGAGCAGGTCGAGGGCTACCAGGTGCACCTCGGCGGCGCGCTGGGCCTGGAGCCGGGCTTCGGCCGCAAGGTGCGCGGCCTGAAGGTCACCGCCGAGGAGCTGCCCGACTACATCGAGCGGGTGCTCAAGCGCTACCAGGCGGAACGCGAGGACGGCGAGCGGTTCGCCACCTGGGCGTCGCGAGCTTCCGAGGAGGCGCTGTCGTGA
- the cysC gene encoding adenylyl-sulfate kinase, translating to MTAHTATHTSSAAAVAPAVTDTTTAIQENHVTTGATVWLTGLPSAGKTTIAYELANRLRAEGHRVEVLDGDEIREFISAGLGFSREDRHTNVQRIGFVAELLARNGVKALVPVIAPYTDSRDAVRKRHEENGTPYLEIHVATPVEVCSVRDVKGLYAKQAAGELSGLTGVDDPYEEPETPDLRIESQHQTVQESAGSVYALLSERGLA from the coding sequence ATGACGGCGCACACAGCGACGCACACGTCGTCCGCGGCTGCCGTCGCCCCTGCTGTGACCGACACGACCACTGCGATTCAGGAGAACCACGTGACGACCGGAGCCACCGTCTGGCTCACGGGTCTGCCGAGCGCCGGCAAGACCACCATCGCGTACGAGCTGGCGAACCGGCTGCGTGCCGAGGGCCACCGTGTCGAGGTGCTCGACGGCGACGAGATCCGCGAGTTCATCTCGGCGGGCCTCGGCTTTTCCCGGGAGGACCGGCACACCAACGTGCAGCGCATCGGCTTCGTCGCCGAGCTGCTGGCCCGTAACGGCGTCAAGGCGCTGGTGCCGGTGATCGCGCCGTACACGGACAGCCGGGACGCGGTCCGCAAGCGGCACGAGGAGAACGGGACGCCGTACCTGGAGATCCATGTGGCGACCCCGGTCGAGGTGTGCAGCGTGCGGGACGTGAAGGGCCTGTACGCCAAACAGGCCGCGGGCGAGCTGTCCGGGCTGACGGGCGTGGACGACCCGTACGAGGAGCCGGAGACGCCCGATCTGCGGATCGAGTCGCAGCACCAGACGGTCCAGGAGTCCGCCGGGTCGGTGTACGC
- a CDS encoding GNAT family N-acetyltransferase, whose protein sequence is MSSVPVTTWSLEQTSPADLLPAAAPDGDVRIVRAEVPSPEFSRFLYASVGGDIRWTDRLGWSYARWQEYLERPGVETWVAYDRGTPAGFVELDPQDEGVVEIAYFGLIPAFRGRRIGGHLLAYGTARAWDLAERWPGRTPTKRVWLHTCSKDGDFAMDNYQRRGFKLFDTKVELEPDTPTPGPWPGAYPA, encoded by the coding sequence ATGAGCAGCGTTCCTGTCACCACGTGGTCCCTGGAGCAGACCTCTCCGGCCGATCTCCTGCCCGCCGCCGCCCCCGACGGCGACGTCCGGATCGTCCGTGCCGAGGTGCCCTCCCCCGAGTTCAGCCGCTTCCTGTACGCCTCGGTCGGCGGCGACATCCGGTGGACCGACCGGCTGGGCTGGTCGTACGCGCGGTGGCAGGAGTACCTGGAGCGGCCCGGCGTGGAGACCTGGGTGGCCTACGACCGCGGTACCCCGGCCGGCTTCGTGGAGCTGGACCCGCAGGACGAGGGCGTGGTCGAGATCGCCTACTTCGGGCTGATCCCCGCCTTCCGCGGCCGGCGCATCGGCGGGCACCTGCTGGCGTACGGCACGGCGCGGGCCTGGGACCTGGCCGAGCGGTGGCCGGGTCGGACGCCGACCAAGCGGGTGTGGCTGCACACGTGCAGCAAGGACGGCGACTTCGCGATGGACAACTACCAGCGGCGCGGCTTCAAGCTGTTCGACACCAAGGTGGAGCTGGAGCCGGACACGCCCACGCCGGGGCCGTGGCCCGGGGCATACCCCGCCTGA
- a CDS encoding phosphoadenylyl-sulfate reductase, protein MTTAQQERTTEELKALAEQAGRELEDASALEILQWAVDTFGKKFCVTSSMEDAVVAHLASRVLKGVDVVFLDTGYHFPETIGTRDAVEAVMDVNVITLTPRQTVAEQDAEHGPKLHDRDPDLCCRLRKVKPLEEGLKDYQAWATGLRRDESPTRANTPVVGWDEKRQKVKISPIARWTQDDVDAYVTEHGVLTNPLLMDGYASVGCAPCTRRVLEGEDARAGRWAGRAKTECGLHG, encoded by the coding sequence ATGACGACGGCTCAGCAGGAGCGTACGACCGAGGAGCTGAAGGCACTCGCCGAGCAGGCGGGCCGTGAGCTGGAGGACGCCTCCGCGCTGGAGATCCTCCAGTGGGCGGTGGACACCTTCGGGAAGAAGTTCTGCGTCACCTCCTCCATGGAGGACGCGGTGGTCGCCCATCTCGCCTCGCGGGTACTGAAGGGCGTCGACGTCGTCTTCCTCGACACCGGCTACCACTTCCCGGAGACCATCGGCACCCGGGACGCCGTGGAGGCCGTGATGGACGTCAACGTCATCACCCTCACGCCGCGGCAGACGGTCGCCGAGCAGGACGCCGAACACGGCCCGAAGCTGCACGACCGCGACCCCGACCTGTGCTGCAGGCTGCGCAAGGTGAAGCCGCTGGAAGAGGGCCTGAAGGACTACCAGGCGTGGGCGACGGGCCTGCGCCGCGACGAGTCCCCGACCCGGGCGAACACCCCGGTCGTCGGCTGGGACGAGAAGCGGCAGAAGGTCAAGATCTCGCCGATCGCCCGCTGGACCCAGGACGACGTGGACGCGTACGTCACCGAACACGGCGTGCTCACCAACCCGCTGCTGATGGACGGCTACGCCTCCGTCGGCTGCGCCCCGTGCACCCGCCGGGTCCTGGAGGGCGAGGACGCGCGGGCCGGCCGCTGGGCGGGCCGCGCCAAGACCGAGTGCGGGCTGCACGGATGA
- a CDS encoding putative leader peptide: MPGTGIALVSRRHVDLGRMSSAICPAS, encoded by the coding sequence ATGCCTGGAACTGGAATTGCCTTGGTGAGTCGGCGGCACGTCGACCTCGGCCGCATGTCCAGCGCCATCTGTCCGGCGAGCTGA